The genomic interval TTAGTTTCTTTAAATTCTGCCATAATTTCTGGCATAAGTTTTGGATATTCCCCTAAATATTTTTGACATAATCCTACTAAAATTCCACCAATACTACATACTAATATTGTCCAGTATGGTAAATTAAACTTTCCTGGTAGTTCATTCCACATAAAATGTATTCCTGAACTAACAACATACAAAAAGAGCCAACTAACAGCTCCTACTATCCCACCTAGAACTATTCCATAAAGAATTAAAATTCCTAAACTAAAATATTTTTTCATTCCTAAAGTTTCTCCTTAACTAATCCTTTGTTTTGTAATATTTAAGTATCCTTATTTATAATACCATATATTAATCCCAATAATGCAAATACCACATAATACACATCAGTTGATATTTTTAATCTCAAAAGTTCATATACCGCATTTATAAACATATAATTAAAATTAAATATACTTAATATCCAAGCAATTAATAGACCCCATAATAATCCACCTAACACTTAATCCCTCCCATATCTCACCAATGTAAAAATATCAATATTTTAAAAGATAACTTATTAATCCTATTAAAGCAAAAATAACATAATAAAAATCTTTTGATGTTTCTATATCACAAACTTCATATATAGAATTTATAACCATCTTGTCAAAGTTAAATAAACTCAAAATTCATGCAACAAATAGTCCTCCTAATAATCTACTTAGCATCCCCTCCCCCTGTAAAAATCCTAATTTAATTTTTCCTTTTAAATTTTAATTACTTATTAAAAGTTAATTTTTAATCATTGTATTAATAAAATATGGACTTAATTTAGAAAAAATAATTTTCTAAACTAAGCCCATATTTTTACTATTTCATTGGATTTTTAGAAGTTGATGTCCATTGATTATCTCCTGCAGTTTTAGGCTGTCTATCCTTTGCAGGAACCATGTTAGGATCTACAGTTGTTGATACCCATTGATTATTTGTTGCTGATTTTAATTTTTTTCCCATGAATAATTACCTCTTTCTATTTTTTATTGAAACTTGTTCAACCTTATTTTTTGTAATTATATTTTTTTCATCCTAGGTATTTATTAGAAACTTTAATTGACTTATTTTAAACTTTTGATATATAATATATAAAAACTGAATCATTAAAAGCTTTGATTAGGAGTAGTAATATTACCTCATAGCCTAAAGAGAGTTGTGGTTTGCTGTGACACAATGGTATGAAAATATGAACTTGCCTATGAGCATATGTGTGAAAAAAAGCACATACGGGAAAAACCCGTTATAAAATCGAGTGAGGAAAAGAAATTTTCCTAATAAGAGTGGTACCGCGAATATCCTTTCGTCTCTTAAATTTTAAGAGATGGAAGGTTTTTTTATTTGTTTTTATTTGATTCTAGCAAATAATATTAATTATATAGACTTAGAGGAGGATTAGTTAATGGGTAACTATAGTACTGCCATAGATAAGAAATGGCAAGAAAAATGGGCTGAATCAGGCCTTTATAAATTTGATCCAAATAAAGAAGGAGAGAAACTTTACGTTTTAGAAATGTTTTCATACCCTTCAGGTAGCCAATTACATGCAGGTCACTGGTTTAACTATGGACCAGTTGATTCATGGGCTAGATTTAAAAGAATGCAAGGATATAATGTATTCCAACCAATGGGATTTGATGCTTTCGGTTTACCTGCTGAAAACTTTGCTATAAAAACAGGAATACATCCTCAAGATTCTACAATAAAAAATATAGCTAAAATGGAAGAACAATTAAAAGCTATGGGAGCTATGTTTAACTGGGAAAACGAAGTTGTAACTTGCTCACCTGAATATTATAAATGGACTCAATGGCTATTCCTAAAATTATACGAAAAAGGATTAGCTTATAGAAAAAAAGCTCCTGTAAACTGGTGTCCATCATGTCAAACAGTTCTTGCTAATGAGCAAGTAGTTGATGGAGCTTGTGAAAGATGTTCAACAGAAGTTACTAAAAAAGATCTTACTCAATGGTTCTTTAAAATAACTGATTATGCTGATGAATTATTAGATAAATTAGATGATTTAGATTGGCCAGAAAAAACAGTTTCTATGCAAAAACACTGGATAGGAAGATCAACTGGTTCTCAAGTTAACTTTAAAGTTAAAGATAGCGATTTAAACTTTGATGTATTCACAACAAGAGTTGATACTTTATGCGGAGTTAGCTATGTTGTTTTAGCTCCTGAAAATCCATTAGTAGACGAAATAGTTTCAGCTGAACAAAAAGAAGCTGTTGAAAATTATAAAGAAGAAGCTAAAAAACAATCTGATATAGAAAGACAATCTATTTCAAGAGAAAAAACGGGTGTATTCACTGGTGCATATGCTATTCATCCATTAACAGGTAAAGAAGTTCCTATATGGGTTGGAGACTACGTTCTAGCAACTTACGGAACTGGAGCTGTTATGGCTGTTCCTGCTCATGATGAAAGAGATTTTGCTTTTGCTGAAAAATTCAACCTTCCAATAAATAGAGTTATAGAAGCTAAAGATGGTAGTGAAACTAACCTTCCATTCTGCGAGCACGGTATATTAGTTAACTCAGGTGAATTTGATGGATTAACTACAGATGAAGCTAAAGAAAAAATAGTTGAAAAACTAGCTTCAATGGGTCTTGGAGAAAAGAAAGTTAACTTTAGATTAAGAGACTGGTTAGTTTCAAGACAAAGATACTGGGGAGCTCCAATTCCTGTAGTTTACTGTGAAGAATGTGGTATAGTTCCTGTACCTGAAAGTCAATTACCAGTTGAATTACCATATGATGTTGAATTTGCTCCAGATGGAAAATCTCCACTAGCTAAGAGCGAAGCATTTGTTAATACAACTTGCCCTCACTGTGGAAAACCAGCTAAGAGAGAAACTGATACTTTAGATACTTTCGTATGTTCATCATGGTATTACTTAAGATATCCTGATAATAAAAATACTGAGGCTCCATTTAATCCTGAATTAATCAACAAAATGTTACCAGTTGATAAATACGTTGGTGGACCTGAACATGCTTGTATGCATCTTCTTTACGCAAGATTCATAACTAAAGCCCT from Clostridium perfringens carries:
- the leuS gene encoding leucine--tRNA ligase, producing the protein MGNYSTAIDKKWQEKWAESGLYKFDPNKEGEKLYVLEMFSYPSGSQLHAGHWFNYGPVDSWARFKRMQGYNVFQPMGFDAFGLPAENFAIKTGIHPQDSTIKNIAKMEEQLKAMGAMFNWENEVVTCSPEYYKWTQWLFLKLYEKGLAYRKKAPVNWCPSCQTVLANEQVVDGACERCSTEVTKKDLTQWFFKITDYADELLDKLDDLDWPEKTVSMQKHWIGRSTGSQVNFKVKDSDLNFDVFTTRVDTLCGVSYVVLAPENPLVDEIVSAEQKEAVENYKEEAKKQSDIERQSISREKTGVFTGAYAIHPLTGKEVPIWVGDYVLATYGTGAVMAVPAHDERDFAFAEKFNLPINRVIEAKDGSETNLPFCEHGILVNSGEFDGLTTDEAKEKIVEKLASMGLGEKKVNFRLRDWLVSRQRYWGAPIPVVYCEECGIVPVPESQLPVELPYDVEFAPDGKSPLAKSEAFVNTTCPHCGKPAKRETDTLDTFVCSSWYYLRYPDNKNTEAPFNPELINKMLPVDKYVGGPEHACMHLLYARFITKALRDMGYLNFDEPFTSLTHQGLILGPDGLKMSKSKGNTISPDDYIKEYGADVFRMYLMFGFAYTEGGAWSDDGIKSVNRFVERIERIIDTAREAISKGENNKTTMDKAEKELNYWRHNTIKSVTDDTDKLQFNTAIARMMEFINALSKYTQEKEMNLDFLKDVVSDYLRLLAPFAPHFSEEQWSLLGNSYSIFNEAWPKFDPKALVKDEVEIAIQVNGKIKNKIMVSSDLDEEGIKAAALADEKIIASTEGKTVVKVIVIKGRLVNIVVK